GAGTATTACCAAATAGATTCTACTCATGGGAAACCATGAACTTCAACTTTACTTTGTTCAGCTTATTTTATTCTTCATGCCTGTTCATTTATGCTCTGGTTTTTGGTTGCACTATAGTGGTTGTGCTGTTTATACTCAATTTCACTGATTATATCTCCTTTAGTTTACTTGAGCTTTGAATGTATTTATTTTCAGTTCCTTTCTGGTTGAACACtttcttctttacttcctttgcCCTTCTAAATGTTGTTATCTGAATGATAAATCGTTCATGTGAAGGTGTGTCTGCAAGCTTAGAGAGCTCTAAAGTTGATGATGATATAGAAGAGGAAGATGATGGACAACGGAGAAGAAAGCGTCCCAAAAAGATACCCAGCAAGGAAAGTCTGGAGCAGGCTGGAATTTATCAAACTCACCCACTTAAAGTGACACTTCATATAGACGATGATGAGATACAATCTACAAAACTTGTCACTTTGAAGTTTGAGTACTTAATTAAGTTGAATATTGTGTGTGTTGGAGTTGAAGGCTCTCAAGAGAATCCTGATAATGACATCTTATGCAATTTATTTCCGGATGACACAGGCCTTGAGCTTCCGCGCCAGGTTTTCAGCTTGAGATATTGGTGTATTAATTATTCCTTTTACTTTCAACTGTTTGTTTCAGCCTTTCTGATTGATTCAACTTCGTGTGTGTTCTGCAGTCAGCTAAGCTAATTGATCATTCTATTGTGTTCGATGAAAGGAGAACCTCACGACCATACAAGTGGGTCCAGCATCTGGCAGGCATCGACTTTTTACCTGAGGTGTCACCATCACTTAGGGGTTTTGGGACGTCAAATGATGAAACAGCAAAACACGCTGCTGTTATCTCTGGTCTATCGCTGTATCGGCAGCAAAATCGGGTGCAAACGGTTGTGCAACGAATTCGTGCTCGGAAAAAGGCTCAGCTGGCTCTAGCGTGAGTCACTGTAACTGTATGTTTAGCATCATGGATCCATAGGGACAAATATCATAGATGAGACTGACTTGTGGCAGAGATGATCTTATGTGCAGTTTTGTTTTGCTGAAGATGTTTGAATTTATTAAAGATAGTTAATGTTTCCCTTGCTCTGCAAGTTCATTCTTGGCCTTCTTTCTATTTTCTACTGTGTCCTCTTGTTCACGGAGAATGATGTGATGTCTTGTATTCCTTGTTCTTTCAGTACTGAAATTCCATCTCTGGACTTGTCTTTTTCTCCTATTCCTCTTTTATTGTTTGCCCTTAAGGTTAAAAAGCAAGGCGTAACTCATGTTGGAAATTTGAACTTTTTTTGGCTGAGTTACAGGGAGCAGTTTGACTCTCTAATGAACCTAAACTGGCCAGTTCTAGCCGGTAGAAGTGTTCCTTGGGCTTCACACGATCCTCGCTGTAGTTTGCATGCATGGGTCCCTCTTTGCCCATCTCCTAGTCAGGTTTCGACACTGGCTGTCGCAGAAACAGAACAAGTTCAGCTTCCTACAGAAGTTGTGGTGGATGGGAAATCTGCCTCTTCAAAAGAAGAGGTAGAAAGCACGAGGGAGGATGGGGAGCTTCCATCTTTAGTTCCTGTCACTTCTATAAATGATACTAATGCCACTCCAAATAAAAGAACCAATTTTGATCATTCCATAAAGCTGTCTTTCATTTCAAAGAGTGCCAGCTCTCCAATTATAAAGGGGAAGTCACCGAGTTTTAAGAAATATGGAGATGATGCAGATCTTATTCTGGAATCAGATAGTGAAGTGGATGAAACTGTGCAGGTTGAGCAGGATAGTAATAATACACCTGGGCTTGCCGGGTTCAGTGACAAGTCATGGGTGGACTGCAAGGTTCAGGAATATTGTCTCGTTCTGACAAGAAAGATGGATAACgaggaaagaaaaatgaaattggAATCCAAGGTCTAACATCTTACCCTTTTCATTTTCTATATCAAATTCAATTTAAATTTCCTCTTCATGAGTGGTCAACATTTGGGTAATTCTTATGGCAGATCAAAATCAGCAAGGAGTATCCACTTAGGCCTCCTCTTTTCACATTGAGCCTTTATGAGGCAATACAGTCGGAGAACTATTCCAAGGTGGATAGCTCTGTGTGGTACAATGAACTTCGCAGCATGGAAGCAGAGGTAAGCAGTAACAAACTTAATGGTTGGTTTTGCTGCATGTGGCTATGTTACATGGACTCTTTATTTGCCTGGACCGTGTCAAGTGGGTATGTGTTTT
This region of Nicotiana tomentosiformis chromosome 4, ASM39032v3, whole genome shotgun sequence genomic DNA includes:
- the LOC104089139 gene encoding THO complex subunit 5B, with the translated sequence MEITMGEPGEILPEHKPEKSPYEVLQQSKASVEEIVTKMLSIKKESTPKSELRELVTQILINFVSLRQANRSILLDEDRVKGETERAKAPVDFTTLQLHNLMYEKSHYLKAIKACKDFRSKYPDIELVPEEEFFRDAPEEIKSSVMSKDSSHNLMLKRLNFELFQRKELCKLREKLEQKKKALQETIANRKKFLSSLPSHLKSLKKASLPVQHQLGVLHTKKLKQLQYAELLPPPLYVIYSQLMAQKEAFGENVELEIVGSVKDAQAVARQQANKDTGVSASLESSKVDDDIEEEDDGQRRRKRPKKIPSKESLEQAGIYQTHPLKVTLHIDDDEIQSTKLVTLKFEYLIKLNIVCVGVEGSQENPDNDILCNLFPDDTGLELPRQSAKLIDHSIVFDERRTSRPYKWVQHLAGIDFLPEVSPSLRGFGTSNDETAKHAAVISGLSLYRQQNRVQTVVQRIRARKKAQLALAEQFDSLMNLNWPVLAGRSVPWASHDPRCSLHAWVPLCPSPSQVSTLAVAETEQVQLPTEVVVDGKSASSKEEVESTREDGELPSLVPVTSINDTNATPNKRTNFDHSIKLSFISKSASSPIIKGKSPSFKKYGDDADLILESDSEVDETVQVEQDSNNTPGLAGFSDKSWVDCKVQEYCLVLTRKMDNEERKMKLESKIKISKEYPLRPPLFTLSLYEAIQSENYSKVDSSVWYNELRSMEAEVNAHIINTIPADEENLVLAHQVRCLALLFDFYAEDGESSSEKRKSTSVIDVGLCKPMTGQLVARSFRGRDHRKMISWKDSSCTPGYPY